From the Solea solea chromosome 7, fSolSol10.1, whole genome shotgun sequence genome, the window TTTCCGCATATTCCATCATCatctcaaaaataaagtaagaaaTTCAAGTATTATAAGGCGTTAAATTACAGCGTCACTGAAAACTAATCTCAATACAGTAATGCATTGCTGCCCAACATTTCTACTGATATAATGCTGAGTTCCATTAACATTGGAActtcggaggtcggaaatggGAGTGACATCATTTCAGACTATTGCAGACATCTGAAAACTAATGaatactaaataataaaacattcataaagCAATACAGACTATTACAATTGCATATGTATAAGCATAAACATAACGTTGTGTCAAGTTCAGCTCTGTGTTTCCATGCTACAGAACTTTGGCAACCATATTCTGTAATGGTCTGAGTTGTGGTTGCAGTGAcagttttaaaagcaaaatgcTGCTGTTGTATATATGTTCCATGAATCCCCTTTAAATGTCCTGCACAAGGAGGCCCTGAAATGTTTTGTTACCCAAACCTGACTTCTCTAACTCACAAAGACAGTAACTATAGTTACCATCACCTGTGAGGTTTGCCGTTGATGACAACACTGGTGAGTAAACTTATAATGTGTTGTAGTTACTGTTATAAAGTCTTCACACAGTTGTTGCTCACTGTGCTGCACGTAGCACAGCAGAAAACAGTGACCGTGAACCACTTTTCAAGAACGGTTTGGTAAACTGAGTGTTGTGTATTTGGATTTAGTGTATTTGAGACACTTAAATGATGcacatgttttcatcatcactTTTAACTAGTTgattcaaaatgacatttattgagCTCTTGAATTATTCTAGATCTTTTGTTGGAGCTAAATGACTCGCATCTGTGTAtctttaaaaatgcatatttaGCTTTAACTGAAAAGTACAATAAATGGCAGCCAATGACTCTTCAGTGCGCGTGATCAATGAAAGGGTCATTATAGTTCAGTTTTTCATAACACTTTTCCTTTGCATCAACTTTTTGCTGATCACAGTCTTTTTCATGAAAGATTTCTTCTACACAACCATGCGCTACATCTTCTTTGCCCTAACTCTCATGTCTGATTGTGTTATATTACTCATGACTAATGTTCTGCTCATTTTAGCGTTCTTTGGATTCACCATGCCTATGTCGTTGTGCCTTATTGTGTATTTGGCTGTGTCTTTATACACTTTTGTCACTCCGGTGACTCTGACAGCGATGACGCTGGAGCGCTTTGTGGCCATTTGCATGCCACTGCGACACGGAGAGCTGTGCTCGACACGCAGCGCACTGCACtgcatcctcatcattcacGGCATCAGCGCTCTGCCAGATGTGGTTGTTCTCTCCATCTTCTTTGTATCTGCAAGCCACAGCTACTACACCCAGAGCAGTGAGTGCTCTGTGGAGAAGTTCATCCTCCATACCTGGCAGGGTCATCTTCGGTCTGCAATAAGTCAGTTTTACTTCCTGACCATGTGTATCGTTATCATGTTCTCatactttaaaataatgaaGGTGGCCAGAGCTGCATCAGGACAGAACAGAAAGTCGACATGGAAAGGCCTCAGAACTGTGGTTCTTCATGGCtttcagctgctcctctgtcttttcCAGCTGTGGTGTCCTTTAATTGAAGCTGCTGTGCTTCAGATTAACCTGATGCTCTACATTACCGTCAGGTACTTTAACTACATCATGTTCATTCTTTCTCCAAGGTGTTTGAGTCCTCTCATTTATGGGCTCAGGGATGAAAAGTTTTCTGTTGCTCTGAGAAGCTTTGTTATTTGTGGTTTGTATAAAAAACAATCGTCAAAACTGTGAATGAAAATGTTGTACATGTTGTAAATGCtgtacaaaaacatttgaattgtgttgGTTTCATAAAAACTTGTAATTCTCTATTGTAAAACGTCCAAGGACACTGACATGCTGAAAATGTAATCCTTGCAGATTTATGAACAATATTTGTTGATATTTCAACCTCAGCTGCAGGACCTCTCTATCTCGTTATTGTTTGTGatcatttttcattcatgtcTATAATAAAACCTTGTGATAAGACCAACATTTAAGACCaatttttgatatttattcataaaaGTTTTACCCATTTCGAAAATAAATGCTCTTCCAAGGCAGGTTTTGGATGTACGTGAGTATTGTTAAACATAATGATTCCATTACTCTTTGAGTTGTCATCTTAACAGCAAAACTTCTCacatgaagtttaaaaaaaccttcAGAGAACTGTCACAGTTTCCCTGCTGGACTAGTATCACACCCGCATGGCAAGATTTCTTATCTCAAATTATTGATCTTTATATTACAATAAGCACTCGCCTTGTACTACTTATtacgtcttattttgtcatgGCTAT encodes:
- the LOC131462289 gene encoding odorant receptor 131-2-like codes for the protein MAANDSSVRVINERVIIVQFFITLFLCINFLLITVFFMKDFFYTTMRYIFFALTLMSDCVILLMTNVLLILAFFGFTMPMSLCLIVYLAVSLYTFVTPVTLTAMTLERFVAICMPLRHGELCSTRSALHCILIIHGISALPDVVVLSIFFVSASHSYYTQSSECSVEKFILHTWQGHLRSAISQFYFLTMCIVIMFSYFKIMKVARAASGQNRKSTWKGLRTVVLHGFQLLLCLFQLWCPLIEAAVLQINLMLYITVRYFNYIMFILSPRCLSPLIYGLRDEKFSVALRSFVICGLYKKQSSKL